In Actinoplanes sp. NBC_00393, a single genomic region encodes these proteins:
- a CDS encoding nSTAND1 domain-containing NTPase: MPRPERPLGDLDGPIAQFAAGLRQLREKAGKPGYRQMAARANYSVATLSAAASGRRLPTLEVTLAYVAACDGDLVDWERRWREAERLSVAPAGDPAAANGYGRSPYPGLAMFQPEDAQLFFGRSTLVDDLVRRLGQRRFLAVFGPSGTGKSSLVRAGLVPAVGGPAVVLTPGAHPIEELAVHLARHAGVSAAGLPEELRKDPAQANLLVRQGLCGVPEDLLLVVDQFEETFATCADPAERADFVAALLAMCREPDSRARVVLAVRADHYARFTEHPELLAVLADAQVLIGGMSPAELREAVTRPAEQCGARVEGALVATIVAEVADSPGALPLAAHALREAWRRRQGAMVTLAGYQAAGGVAGAVAHTAEQAYEQLSEAERLVAQRVLLRMVDVGADGLITRRRLTRAELDTIELAPAVIDAFTAARLVSTDRDTVEIAHEALIRAWPRLRGWVEESRAGLRLHRQLTEAAAAWESLGRDEGALYRGLRLSTAVEAKIVDLAGAEREFLEASQALRDREARVRQRRSRRLFAGLAAVMAVVCVLAAAAVVSARRATSERDWAVAQKLAAGARAERMTDPELALLLASRAYRLHPDPETESVLRQATADARSTFTMRAHETVVHSVDVFGSRVVSTDLDGVVEVWDLQGRTSAVTAPGHGVDAVFGPDGKLAIARWNPQIGKTQMVLWRPGDGDAVRLLNPEVPTIVTRGGLRAMTRAVTYSPDGRWVAALGTDSHVHVWDTSRGRAPKAVRYTGDVVDLAFGPGGRLAVASDDGVVRIWDLGRDAPVVIRQLKVAAPVAVAMSADGHGVAVAGAETVTVWPVDGRTGPQVYRGPEQTYTSVAFSPEGRRIAAGTNERTIRMWDVTDRTNSLALRGHKNPVLDLAFSPDGRRLVSGSQDSTVRVWDTTGAADPATVTLPAGYGPAQLSEDGNYAAAPAEPGTIAVFPARTPRSATLLRNVPPRLNSLSVSADGRAVAASTLSSERIYRWEETTGAEPTTLDCPHRPELMLPNKVTLSNDGRMLAVDCGDSDILVRWNDGRHVVGQAYTSSPIVVSPDATLVAIPSEQVVWDPAADRVVRRLTGRNGPVDLARFSPDGRSLAVAEEDGTVRIWTIAGAEDPVVLTGAVGRIVAIAFSQDGNLIAGVGSDDVVRVWNTDGRGEALTPEHPGGARQIAFSADGRQLITVYGATVRFTPCEVCDPIAEVLALAQQRTTRDFTPEERAKYLREPG; encoded by the coding sequence GATGGCCGCGCGGGCGAACTATTCGGTGGCGACGTTGTCGGCGGCGGCGTCGGGGCGGCGGTTGCCGACGCTGGAGGTGACTCTTGCGTACGTTGCTGCGTGCGACGGTGATCTCGTCGATTGGGAGCGGCGTTGGCGGGAGGCGGAACGGCTGAGCGTGGCGCCCGCCGGGGACCCGGCTGCGGCGAACGGGTACGGGCGGTCGCCGTATCCGGGGCTGGCGATGTTCCAGCCGGAGGACGCGCAGCTGTTCTTCGGCCGTAGCACGCTGGTGGACGACCTGGTGCGCCGGCTCGGGCAGCGGCGTTTCCTGGCGGTGTTCGGGCCGTCGGGTACCGGTAAGTCGTCGCTGGTCCGGGCGGGGCTGGTCCCGGCGGTCGGTGGGCCGGCGGTGGTGTTGACGCCGGGTGCGCACCCGATCGAAGAGCTGGCGGTACATCTCGCGCGGCATGCCGGTGTGTCGGCCGCCGGGCTGCCGGAGGAGCTGCGCAAGGACCCGGCGCAGGCGAATCTGCTGGTGCGGCAGGGCCTGTGCGGCGTACCCGAAGATCTTTTGTTGGTGGTGGATCAGTTCGAGGAGACCTTCGCGACCTGCGCTGATCCGGCCGAGCGGGCGGATTTCGTGGCGGCGTTGCTGGCGATGTGCCGGGAGCCGGACAGCCGGGCGCGGGTGGTGCTGGCGGTGCGCGCCGACCACTACGCCCGGTTCACCGAGCACCCCGAGCTGCTGGCCGTGCTGGCGGACGCGCAGGTGCTGATCGGCGGGATGAGCCCGGCGGAGCTGCGCGAGGCGGTGACCAGGCCGGCCGAGCAGTGCGGGGCCCGGGTGGAGGGGGCGCTGGTGGCCACGATCGTGGCCGAGGTGGCCGATTCCCCGGGCGCGCTGCCACTGGCGGCGCACGCGCTGCGCGAGGCGTGGCGCCGCCGCCAGGGCGCGATGGTCACCCTGGCCGGATACCAGGCCGCCGGCGGGGTGGCCGGGGCGGTGGCCCACACCGCAGAGCAGGCGTACGAGCAGCTGTCCGAAGCCGAACGCCTGGTGGCCCAACGGGTGCTGCTGCGGATGGTTGACGTCGGCGCGGACGGATTGATCACCCGGCGGCGGCTGACCCGGGCCGAACTGGACACGATCGAGCTGGCGCCGGCGGTGATCGACGCGTTCACCGCCGCGCGGCTGGTCAGCACCGACCGTGACACCGTGGAGATCGCGCACGAGGCGCTGATCCGAGCCTGGCCGCGGCTGCGTGGCTGGGTGGAGGAGAGCCGGGCCGGCCTGCGGCTGCACCGCCAACTCACCGAGGCGGCCGCCGCCTGGGAGTCGCTCGGCCGCGACGAAGGCGCGCTGTACCGGGGGTTGCGGCTGTCCACTGCGGTGGAGGCGAAGATCGTCGACCTGGCCGGTGCGGAACGCGAGTTCCTGGAGGCGAGCCAGGCGCTACGCGACCGTGAGGCCCGGGTGCGCCAGCGCCGCAGCCGCCGGCTGTTCGCCGGCCTGGCCGCGGTCATGGCTGTCGTCTGCGTGCTCGCGGCCGCGGCAGTAGTGTCGGCGCGCCGTGCGACCTCCGAACGGGACTGGGCCGTGGCGCAGAAGTTGGCGGCGGGCGCGCGGGCCGAGCGGATGACCGATCCGGAACTGGCGTTGCTGCTCGCGTCGCGGGCCTACCGTCTCCATCCGGATCCGGAGACGGAGTCGGTGTTGCGGCAGGCGACGGCCGACGCCCGTTCGACGTTCACGATGCGGGCGCACGAGACGGTCGTGCACTCGGTCGACGTCTTCGGCTCCCGCGTGGTCAGCACCGACCTGGACGGCGTGGTCGAGGTCTGGGATCTGCAAGGCCGCACATCTGCGGTCACCGCGCCCGGCCACGGCGTCGATGCGGTATTCGGCCCGGACGGGAAACTGGCCATCGCCCGCTGGAACCCGCAGATCGGCAAGACGCAGATGGTGCTGTGGCGGCCGGGGGACGGCGACGCGGTACGGCTGCTGAACCCGGAGGTGCCCACGATCGTCACCCGCGGCGGGCTACGGGCAATGACCCGTGCCGTGACGTACAGCCCGGACGGCCGCTGGGTCGCCGCGCTCGGCACCGACTCGCACGTTCACGTCTGGGACACCAGTCGCGGCCGAGCGCCGAAAGCAGTGCGCTACACGGGAGATGTCGTCGACCTCGCCTTCGGCCCAGGTGGTCGCCTGGCTGTCGCCTCGGACGACGGCGTCGTACGGATCTGGGACCTCGGCCGGGACGCCCCGGTGGTGATCCGTCAGCTCAAGGTGGCTGCTCCCGTTGCGGTGGCCATGAGCGCCGACGGTCACGGTGTTGCCGTCGCCGGCGCCGAGACGGTCACGGTCTGGCCCGTCGACGGGCGCACCGGCCCGCAGGTCTACCGCGGCCCGGAGCAGACCTATACCAGCGTGGCGTTCAGTCCCGAAGGGCGCCGGATCGCCGCCGGCACGAACGAGCGGACCATCCGGATGTGGGACGTCACCGACCGCACGAACAGCCTGGCGTTGCGCGGGCACAAGAATCCTGTGCTGGACCTGGCATTCAGCCCGGACGGGCGCCGGCTGGTATCGGGAAGTCAAGACTCCACCGTGCGGGTGTGGGACACCACCGGCGCCGCGGATCCCGCCACGGTCACCCTTCCCGCGGGGTACGGCCCGGCGCAGCTCAGCGAGGACGGCAACTACGCGGCGGCGCCTGCCGAGCCCGGCACGATCGCAGTCTTCCCAGCCCGTACGCCGCGGAGCGCGACGCTGTTGCGCAACGTCCCGCCGCGTCTGAACTCCCTGAGCGTCAGCGCGGACGGACGCGCCGTGGCGGCCTCGACCCTCAGCAGTGAACGGATCTACCGGTGGGAGGAAACGACAGGCGCCGAGCCCACGACTCTCGACTGCCCGCACCGGCCCGAACTGATGCTCCCCAACAAGGTCACCCTCAGCAACGACGGGCGCATGCTCGCCGTCGACTGCGGAGACAGCGACATCCTGGTGCGGTGGAACGACGGCCGGCACGTGGTCGGCCAGGCGTACACCTCCTCACCGATCGTGGTCAGCCCGGACGCCACCCTGGTGGCGATTCCGTCGGAGCAGGTGGTGTGGGATCCGGCCGCCGACCGGGTCGTGCGGAGGCTGACCGGCCGGAACGGGCCTGTCGATCTTGCCCGGTTCAGCCCGGACGGGCGTTCGCTGGCCGTCGCGGAGGAGGACGGGACAGTCCGGATCTGGACCATCGCCGGGGCTGAGGATCCGGTCGTGCTCACCGGCGCGGTCGGGCGGATCGTGGCGATCGCCTTCAGCCAGGATGGCAACCTGATCGCCGGCGTCGGCTCGGACGACGTCGTACGCGTGTGGAACACGGACGGCCGCGGAGAGGCCTTGACTCCCGAGCATCCCGGTGGCGCCCGGCAGATCGCGTTCAGCGCCGACGGCCGGCAGCTCATCACGGTGTACGGGGCAACCGTCCGGTTCACGCCCTGCGAGGTGTGCGACCCGATCGCCGAGGTCCTCGCACTGGCACAGCAGCGCACCACCAGGGACTTCACACCCGAGGAACGCGCCAAGTATCTGCGCGAGCCCGGATAG
- a CDS encoding NB-ARC domain-containing protein → MLLSEEQVRTPGSACATLPDPAQADSVADLVERLRRLKIWAGDPSYEMIKNRVNAAWAAAGRPAGELVCKSTIAYCFQRGRRRFDTDLVIAVVQALHPDTGYLTQWRHALRVVGGETDSVSQVQIRDDLPPDCDRFTGRTRELEQIRHAARTGDAVVIAGMAGVGKTRLAVHAGRLLHQEQQFDRVFFTDLRGFDPDPAQPPAAVLEEFLRLLGMPGQQIPRDLDARAAAYRDRLTAIRALVVLDNAATTEQVRPLLPAGPGSVTLVTSRRSLAALRPATHLSVDVFTPGEAIAFLTRLVPAGADSYAAARIVRRCGYLPLALSSIAAHMQSTPGWTLTDHADRLDERHHDRRLDTRVELALQQSYQRLPPDQRRLLRLLALHPGPDVDAYAAAALADTDRATAQTLLCCLRRDHLLVQTAPGRYTFHDLVRAYAVTRAHDEDPPPERRAALTRFATISTPWRERQRCADRVGHR, encoded by the coding sequence ATGTTGCTGTCAGAGGAACAGGTGCGGACGCCGGGAAGCGCCTGCGCGACGCTGCCGGATCCCGCGCAGGCCGACAGCGTCGCCGATCTCGTCGAGCGGCTGCGCCGGCTCAAGATCTGGGCCGGTGACCCCTCGTACGAGATGATCAAGAACCGCGTCAATGCGGCCTGGGCGGCGGCGGGCCGGCCGGCCGGCGAGCTGGTCTGCAAGTCCACGATCGCGTACTGCTTCCAGCGTGGCCGGCGCCGCTTCGACACCGACCTGGTGATCGCGGTGGTCCAGGCGCTGCACCCGGACACCGGCTATCTGACGCAGTGGCGCCATGCGTTGCGCGTCGTGGGTGGAGAGACCGACTCGGTGTCCCAGGTGCAGATCCGAGACGACCTCCCACCGGATTGCGACCGGTTCACCGGCCGGACCCGCGAGCTGGAACAGATCCGCCACGCGGCGCGCACCGGCGACGCGGTGGTGATCGCGGGCATGGCGGGGGTCGGCAAGACCCGGCTCGCCGTCCACGCCGGGCGCCTGCTCCACCAGGAGCAGCAGTTCGATCGGGTGTTCTTCACCGACCTGCGCGGCTTCGATCCCGACCCGGCACAGCCGCCGGCCGCCGTCCTGGAGGAGTTCCTGCGCCTGCTCGGCATGCCCGGCCAGCAGATTCCGCGTGACCTCGACGCGCGTGCTGCCGCCTACCGCGACCGCCTCACCGCCATCCGCGCCCTGGTGGTGCTGGACAACGCCGCCACCACCGAGCAGGTCCGGCCGCTGCTTCCCGCCGGACCGGGCAGCGTCACGCTGGTCACCAGCCGGCGCAGCCTGGCCGCCCTGCGCCCGGCAACCCACCTGTCGGTGGACGTGTTCACCCCCGGCGAAGCCATCGCATTTCTCACCCGGCTCGTTCCCGCCGGCGCGGATTCGTACGCCGCGGCACGCATCGTCCGGCGCTGCGGCTATCTGCCTCTGGCGCTGAGTTCGATCGCGGCGCACATGCAAAGCACACCGGGATGGACCTTGACCGACCACGCCGACCGGCTCGACGAACGCCACCACGACCGGCGCCTCGACACCCGCGTCGAACTCGCCCTCCAGCAGTCCTACCAGCGCCTACCCCCTGACCAGCGGCGGCTGCTGCGCCTGCTCGCCCTGCACCCCGGCCCGGACGTCGACGCGTACGCCGCCGCAGCCCTCGCCGACACCGATCGGGCCACGGCCCAGACACTCCTGTGCTGTCTACGCCGGGATCACCTACTCGTGCAGACCGCGCCGGGCCGGTACACCTTCCACGATCTCGTCCGCGCCTACGCCGTCACCCGCGCCCACGACGAGGACCCACCGCCGGAACGTCGGGCCGCCCTGACCCGGTTCGCTACCATCAGCACACCTTGGCGGGAGAGGCAGCGCTGTGCGGATCGAGTTGGTCACCGGTGA
- a CDS encoding O-acetyl-ADP-ribose deacetylase, whose protein sequence is MRIELVTGDITVEQVDAIVNAANSSLLGGGGVDGAIHRTGGPAILEECRALRASRYGKGLKVGHAVATTAGRLPARWVIHTVGPVFSRDEDRAPLLRSCYTTSLAVAAELGARTVAFPLISSGVYRWPKDDAVVQALTALHAEPTTVEVVRLVLFDEQTRQAAERVHQAFEHDRGHGSASFR, encoded by the coding sequence GTGCGGATCGAGTTGGTCACCGGTGACATCACCGTCGAGCAGGTCGACGCCATCGTCAACGCGGCGAACTCGTCCCTGCTGGGCGGCGGCGGAGTCGACGGCGCGATCCACCGCACGGGAGGCCCGGCGATCCTGGAGGAGTGCCGGGCACTGCGAGCCAGCCGGTACGGCAAGGGCCTGAAGGTCGGCCACGCGGTGGCGACCACCGCAGGACGGCTGCCGGCCCGGTGGGTGATCCACACCGTCGGACCGGTGTTCAGCAGAGACGAGGATCGCGCACCGCTGCTCCGGAGCTGCTACACCACCTCGCTGGCCGTCGCCGCCGAACTGGGCGCGCGGACGGTCGCCTTCCCGCTGATCTCCTCCGGCGTGTATCGATGGCCGAAGGACGACGCCGTCGTCCAGGCACTGACCGCCCTGCACGCTGAGCCGACCACCGTCGAGGTGGTGCGCCTAGTGCTGTTCGACGAGCAGACCCGCCAGGCGGCGGAACGCGTCCACCAGGCCTTCGAACACGACCGGGGTCACGGCTCGGCGTCCTTCCGTTAG
- a CDS encoding family 43 glycosylhydrolase: MTSPAHPPRRSRAPRRVALIALLATVTAAGVAVATRSASAAVVDPAASYVLVNRNSGKALDVYNLATTDGAAINQYARNDGAWQQWKFLDSGGGWYRVQSVHSGKVLDLPTTADGVQLVQNTDRNDARQQFRLADSAGGLVRLINRNSGKALDVWQWSTADGAMVSQYQDLDGANQQWQLVRLGAGPSPTTPTPSTPAPPSTTPTVPPPAYPGPGAVSGATGTHDPTMLKTPQGTYIVAQTGDNIRLTTSTDRTTFRAAGAAFPNGAPWTTAYTGGSRNLWAPDISYHNGQYYLYYSASTFGSNRSAIFLATSPTGASGTWTNRGLVIESSTSNNYNAIDPNLIVDDAGRWWLNFGSFWSGLQQIALNPSTGLRADSGIRLIAGRNGGAIEAPHMIKRGSYYYLWVSFDRCCQGAASTYRIMVGRSASPNGPFVDRNGVAMNSGGGTQVLAGHGDIHGPGHQAVLRDTDGDLLVYHYYANNGASLLGLNRLGYDSAGWPFVY, translated from the coding sequence ATGACATCCCCCGCTCATCCCCCGAGACGATCACGGGCACCTCGACGTGTCGCCCTGATCGCCCTCCTCGCCACCGTGACCGCCGCCGGCGTCGCGGTGGCCACGCGTTCCGCCTCGGCCGCGGTCGTCGACCCGGCCGCCTCCTACGTGCTGGTCAACCGCAACAGCGGCAAGGCTCTCGACGTCTACAACCTGGCCACCACCGACGGCGCCGCGATCAATCAGTACGCGCGTAACGACGGTGCCTGGCAGCAGTGGAAGTTCCTCGACTCCGGCGGTGGCTGGTACCGGGTGCAGTCGGTGCACAGCGGCAAGGTCCTGGACCTGCCGACCACGGCGGACGGTGTCCAGTTGGTGCAGAACACCGACCGTAACGACGCCCGTCAGCAGTTCCGGCTCGCGGACTCGGCCGGCGGCCTGGTCCGCCTGATCAACCGCAACAGCGGCAAGGCCCTCGATGTCTGGCAGTGGTCCACCGCCGACGGCGCCATGGTCTCGCAGTACCAGGACCTCGACGGCGCCAACCAGCAGTGGCAGCTGGTCCGGCTGGGCGCCGGCCCGTCACCGACCACGCCCACTCCGAGCACACCCGCGCCGCCGTCCACGACACCGACCGTGCCGCCGCCGGCCTACCCCGGACCGGGTGCGGTCTCCGGCGCCACCGGCACGCATGACCCCACCATGCTCAAAACCCCGCAGGGTACGTACATCGTGGCGCAGACCGGCGACAACATCCGGCTCACCACCTCCACCGACCGCACGACGTTCCGGGCGGCCGGGGCCGCGTTCCCGAACGGGGCGCCGTGGACGACCGCGTACACCGGAGGCAGCCGCAACCTGTGGGCGCCGGACATCTCGTACCACAACGGCCAGTACTACCTGTACTACTCCGCCTCCACGTTCGGCTCCAACCGCTCGGCGATCTTCCTGGCGACGAGCCCGACGGGCGCCTCCGGAACGTGGACCAACCGGGGCCTGGTCATCGAGTCCAGCACGTCGAACAACTACAACGCGATCGACCCGAACCTGATCGTCGACGACGCCGGCCGCTGGTGGCTGAACTTCGGCTCCTTCTGGTCCGGCCTCCAGCAGATCGCCCTGAATCCGTCGACCGGCCTGCGCGCCGACTCCGGCATCCGTCTGATCGCCGGGCGCAACGGCGGGGCGATCGAAGCGCCGCACATGATCAAGCGCGGCTCCTACTACTACCTGTGGGTGTCGTTCGACCGCTGCTGCCAAGGTGCGGCTAGCACGTACCGAATCATGGTCGGCCGCTCGGCCAGCCCGAACGGACCGTTCGTGGACCGCAACGGTGTGGCGATGAATTCCGGCGGCGGCACGCAGGTGCTCGCCGGGCACGGCGACATTCATGGCCCCGGCCACCAGGCCGTCCTCCGCGACACAGACGGTGACCTGCTGGTCTACCACTACTACGCCAACAACGGCGCCTCGTTGCTCGGGCTCAACCGGCTCGGCTACGACTCCGCCGGCTGGCCGTTCGTCTACTAG
- a CDS encoding family 43 glycosylhydrolase: protein MRKSILTAAATLLLATGGTIAVTTAADAATVQTGTPYVLVNRNSGKALDVYNLATSDGAAINQYARNDGAWQQWKFLDSGGGWYRVQSVHSGKVLDLPTTADGVQLVQNTDRNDARQQFRLADSAGGLVRLINRNSGKALDVWQWSTADGAMVSQYQDLDGANQQWQLIPLTSAARTFTNPIKRNGPDPWLQHHNGYYYLATTTWNSTITMRRSATLAGLATAADQVIFNLAGRANGCCNMWAPEFHLINGRWYFYYTAGQNVSDYNPTQRLHVLESAGTDPMGPYTFKADLGNEWALDASVLMVGSNLYLMGTYNAGGSYGQSNFIQRLTNPWTLTGSRVRLSSPTLSWERQTGAVNEGPEPLYRNGKVMVVYSASACWGPDYKLGLLTLTGTDPLNPAHWTKSPNPVFQRNDANGVFAPGHNGFFKSPDGTEDWIVYHANDSAGGGCDMNRSTRAQKFTWNADGTPNFGTPVRLGVTLTAPSGE, encoded by the coding sequence ATGAGAAAGAGCATTCTGACGGCGGCGGCCACCCTGTTGCTGGCGACCGGCGGCACCATCGCCGTCACGACCGCCGCCGACGCGGCCACCGTACAGACCGGCACGCCGTACGTGCTGGTCAACCGCAACAGCGGCAAGGCTCTCGACGTCTACAACCTGGCCACCAGCGACGGCGCCGCGATCAATCAGTACGCGCGTAACGACGGTGCCTGGCAGCAGTGGAAGTTCCTCGACTCCGGCGGTGGCTGGTACCGGGTGCAGTCGGTGCACAGCGGCAAGGTCCTGGACCTGCCGACCACGGCGGACGGTGTCCAGTTGGTGCAGAACACCGACCGTAACGACGCCCGTCAGCAGTTCCGGCTCGCGGACTCGGCCGGCGGCCTGGTCCGCCTGATCAACCGCAACAGCGGCAAGGCCCTCGATGTCTGGCAGTGGTCCACCGCCGACGGCGCCATGGTCTCCCAATATCAGGACCTCGACGGCGCCAACCAGCAGTGGCAGCTGATCCCGCTGACCAGCGCCGCGCGCACCTTCACCAACCCGATCAAGCGCAACGGCCCGGACCCGTGGCTGCAGCACCACAACGGCTACTACTACCTGGCCACCACCACGTGGAACTCGACCATCACGATGCGCCGGTCGGCCACCCTCGCGGGTCTGGCCACGGCCGCCGACCAGGTGATCTTCAATCTGGCCGGGCGGGCCAACGGCTGCTGCAACATGTGGGCGCCGGAGTTCCACCTGATCAACGGCCGGTGGTACTTCTACTACACCGCCGGGCAGAACGTGTCCGACTACAACCCGACCCAGCGCCTGCACGTGCTCGAGTCGGCCGGCACCGACCCGATGGGGCCGTACACGTTCAAGGCCGACCTCGGCAACGAGTGGGCGCTGGACGCCAGCGTGCTCATGGTCGGCAGCAACCTCTACCTGATGGGCACCTACAACGCCGGCGGCTCCTACGGGCAGTCCAACTTCATCCAGCGCCTGACCAACCCGTGGACACTCACCGGCTCGCGCGTGCGGCTCAGCTCTCCGACGCTGTCCTGGGAGCGGCAGACCGGCGCGGTCAACGAGGGCCCCGAGCCGCTGTACCGCAACGGCAAGGTGATGGTCGTCTACTCGGCGTCCGCCTGCTGGGGCCCCGACTACAAGCTGGGCCTGCTCACCCTGACCGGCACCGACCCGCTGAACCCGGCGCACTGGACCAAGAGCCCCAACCCGGTGTTCCAGCGCAACGACGCCAACGGGGTGTTCGCCCCCGGCCACAACGGCTTCTTCAAGAGCCCGGACGGGACCGAGGACTGGATCGTCTACCACGCCAACGACTCCGCGGGCGGCGGCTGCGACATGAACCGCTCGACCAGGGCCCAGAAGTTCACCTGGAACGCGGACGGCACACCCAACTTCGGCACCCCCGTACGCCTCGGCGTCACCCTGACCGCACCCTCCGGCGAATAG
- a CDS encoding ABC transporter ATP-binding protein yields the protein MIETIRLTKRHRAVTAVDDLSFVAADGEVTGFVGPNGSGKTSTMRMIVGLDRPTGGAATIDGRPLSGHRVPQSVAGAVLDAQRLPAGMTARGHLRWLAAAGGIPQRRSDLLLEEVGLSGAASRRVSALSLGMKQRLGIAAALLGDPGTLILDEPVNGLDPDGVRWMRQLLRRLAAEGRCVLVSSHLMAEMQQTADRVVVIGAGRLLGEFAIADLAAGTSLEDAYVDLTARSTA from the coding sequence ATGATTGAAACTATCCGTCTGACCAAACGCCATCGGGCGGTCACCGCGGTCGACGACCTGTCGTTCGTGGCCGCCGACGGCGAAGTGACCGGATTCGTCGGGCCCAACGGGTCCGGCAAGACCTCCACCATGCGGATGATCGTCGGCCTGGACCGGCCGACCGGGGGTGCAGCCACGATCGACGGGCGCCCGCTGTCCGGTCACCGGGTGCCGCAGAGTGTCGCCGGTGCGGTGCTCGACGCGCAGCGGCTGCCGGCCGGCATGACCGCTCGGGGGCATCTGCGCTGGCTGGCGGCCGCGGGTGGGATCCCGCAACGCCGGTCCGACCTGCTGCTGGAGGAGGTCGGATTGTCGGGAGCGGCATCGCGCCGGGTGTCGGCCTTGTCGCTCGGAATGAAGCAGCGACTGGGGATCGCGGCCGCGCTCCTCGGAGACCCGGGCACCCTGATCCTCGACGAGCCCGTGAACGGACTGGACCCGGACGGCGTGCGCTGGATGCGGCAGCTGCTGCGCCGGCTCGCTGCCGAGGGCAGGTGCGTGCTCGTCTCCAGCCACCTGATGGCGGAGATGCAGCAGACCGCCGACCGTGTCGTGGTGATCGGCGCCGGGCGGCTGCTCGGTGAGTTCGCCATCGCTGACCTGGCCGCGGGAACGTCGCTCGAGGACGCGTACGTCGATCTGACCGCAAGGAGCACCGCATGA
- a CDS encoding helix-turn-helix transcriptional regulator, which yields MREMAWPLLGMAAAALTGTVIGLIAIPPAAPAVLAMTAAQLGTTALAVVAPRRPVLWAVAVAAVSLGSTLLDDRLADLAHSGAVPWIALSTAVAALVLYRHAKDQAAVVAGTVALALGSIGVVAVSVQAGVPVATAILAAGVPFLIGVIMALLQHLRDAREDRVRRPELVVDDRGDGSLAGARRALAIVALRSDELAASAADGAARRAAADLRDVARRGLTGADGGSVARIEVHPAGIVSEKAGAAATGERTRETSMPELPDREREILRLVATGASNAAIARSLYLSEATVKQYVSRLMRRFDRENRTQLALLAAQWFDGFA from the coding sequence ATGCGCGAGATGGCCTGGCCGCTTCTCGGGATGGCCGCGGCCGCGCTGACCGGCACCGTCATCGGTTTGATCGCGATCCCGCCGGCGGCACCTGCCGTCCTGGCGATGACGGCTGCGCAGTTGGGCACCACCGCGCTGGCAGTGGTCGCGCCGCGCCGCCCAGTGTTGTGGGCGGTCGCGGTCGCGGCGGTCTCACTGGGCTCGACCCTGCTCGATGACCGGTTGGCCGATCTCGCTCACAGCGGCGCAGTTCCGTGGATCGCGCTGAGCACTGCGGTGGCCGCGCTCGTCCTGTATCGGCACGCCAAAGACCAGGCGGCGGTGGTTGCGGGCACGGTCGCGCTGGCTCTGGGCTCGATCGGGGTGGTGGCGGTCAGCGTGCAGGCCGGCGTACCCGTCGCCACGGCCATCCTGGCCGCCGGCGTCCCGTTCCTCATCGGCGTCATCATGGCCCTGCTCCAACACCTGCGTGACGCGCGCGAAGACCGCGTCCGCCGCCCGGAGCTGGTAGTCGACGACAGGGGTGACGGTTCTCTGGCGGGGGCCCGCCGCGCTCTGGCAATCGTCGCGCTGCGCAGCGACGAACTGGCCGCCTCGGCTGCCGACGGCGCGGCCCGGCGGGCGGCGGCCGACCTGCGTGACGTCGCGCGGCGGGGTCTGACCGGCGCGGACGGCGGCTCGGTGGCGCGCATCGAGGTTCACCCGGCCGGGATCGTGTCGGAGAAGGCGGGCGCGGCTGCGACAGGGGAGAGGACACGGGAGACCTCGATGCCGGAGTTGCCCGATCGCGAACGCGAGATTCTGCGGTTGGTTGCCACCGGCGCGTCCAACGCCGCGATCGCCCGGAGCCTCTATCTCAGCGAAGCCACCGTCAAGCAATACGTCTCCCGGCTCATGCGCCGCTTCGACCGGGAGAATCGCACCCAGTTAGCCCTGCTTGCGGCCCAGTGGTTCGACGGCTTCGCCTGA